TACAGGACAAGCAAAATACCATGGTAAACACCCCAGAGCACGAATCTCCATGCCGCTCCGTGCCATAAACCCATTATCGACCAGGTCAACAGAATGACTATAGGAGCGGGTATACTCCATTTCCGGTATCTCACGAGGGCTAATGGGTAGAAAACGTATTCCTTCACCCATGTGGTAAGGCTGATATGCCATCTTTGCCAGAAATCATACAGGTTCCTCGCGAAAAACGGGGTCCTGAAGTTGGTCATTATGTTAAAACCAAGCAATCTGGCGATCCCTCTGGCCATATTAGAATATCCCGAAAAGTCGGCGTATACCTGGAACGCGAAGGCGTACATGGCAAGAAGCGCCATACTTCCTGAAACAGCCGGCGTAGGCGTGAACGCCGCATAGGTGAACTTCTTAAGGTTATCAGCTATAACGATCTTCTTGAATAGCCCCCAGAATATCAACCAGCTTCCCTGGTATATGTCATCCGCGCATATGCGCCTGTCGTTCTCTATCTGAGGCAAAAGGTTACGGGCACGTTCGATGGGTCCTGCCACCAACTGCGGAAAAAACACGATGAAGAGGGCAAAATCCTGGAATTTACGTGTAGGTTCTATGACCTTGCGGTATATGTCTATGGGGTAGCTCATCGCCTGGAACGTGTAAAAGGATATTCCCAGGGGTAATATCACGCTCAAAGTCACCCCGTCCACTTCCCACCCCAGCGCCCACAACATATTCTGCAGGTTATCCAGGAAAAAATTCGCGTATTTGAAATAAGCAAGAACTGATAGGTTCAAGACAACAGCTGCGGTAAGTAGATATTTACGGTGTTTTTCACCGGACGCCTCGAAAATACGCGATCCGGCGTAATAGTTCAAGCAGGTCGAGAACAGGACCAACGACAGGAACCGCCAGTCCCAGAATGAGTAGAATACATAGCTCGCCACCAGTAAAAGCAGGTTCTGCCACTTGCGTTCAAGAAAGACATAGAACACGTAGACAAGTGCGAAAAAAACGGCAAAATTCAGGCTATTAAAAACCATATTATTAAGAATATATCATATAGATCATGTTTGTACAAATCCCAGGGGGAAATGGCCTGTACAAAAAAACGGGGATAACGCCACTATCCGCCTTTCCTCTCCTCGAAAGATGGACCATTGGGGCGCACTATTTACCTGCGTTATCGCATTATTGCCGGACCCGGCATTACCGGGTCCGGCAGCAATGATCTAAAGCGCGAGTTCTGTCGATTAGAACGCGGTGTCGGCCGCCAGGTCCGCGAACAGCGCCTCGTCGATCGCCTTGTCGGCTTCCTTGCTTCCCGCGCTTTCCAGCCTGATGATCTCGCGGCCGGATTTTGCCTCTTTTTCCCTGCGTGCTACCTCGCGCAGCCTGTTTATACCTTCGTCAGTTATACCGGCGAACGCCACGTAATTCGCTCTTGTTAGCGCCAGAGCCAGCGCCATACCGAACGTAAAGTCTTCTCCTGCTATGATATAACTATCGCACTTATCCGATACTGCCCCGAAGAAAGGTTCGTTCCCGGTGAAAATACCGGTGACTTTGGTATCGACCGACATATCGGCGCGTTTTACATAAGCTATCTTATCCGCAAGCTCATCTTGCGTCACTACGCTTATGACCTCGGCTATGTCTCCCCAACCTTTTACGGTATCCAGCGCCTCTTCAGGAGCTTCACATACAATGATTATCCCCTGCTGTCTGTCCCT
The sequence above is drawn from the Candidatus Omnitrophota bacterium genome and encodes:
- a CDS encoding MBOAT family protein, which codes for MVFNSLNFAVFFALVYVFYVFLERKWQNLLLLVASYVFYSFWDWRFLSLVLFSTCLNYYAGSRIFEASGEKHRKYLLTAAVVLNLSVLAYFKYANFFLDNLQNMLWALGWEVDGVTLSVILPLGISFYTFQAMSYPIDIYRKVIEPTRKFQDFALFIVFFPQLVAGPIERARNLLPQIENDRRICADDIYQGSWLIFWGLFKKIVIADNLKKFTYAAFTPTPAVSGSMALLAMYAFAFQVYADFSGYSNMARGIARLLGFNIMTNFRTPFFARNLYDFWQRWHISLTTWVKEYVFYPLALVRYRKWSIPAPIVILLTWSIMGLWHGAAWRFVLWGVYHGILLVLYNKVRPVLISIGERSKAFKKCGNTMSVLLVFNLFSVGILFFALGNVAQVVFTLKEM